A genomic stretch from Candidatus Hydrogenedentota bacterium includes:
- a CDS encoding cysteine desulfurase, translated as MLAGPHKNPASPRRSPLTATDIARIRDDFPVLHVRRGGKDLVYLDNAATSQKPRVVIDTERHYYEAQNANVHRGMHYLSEIATSAYEEARKKVQRFLGVKLSCEVIFTRGTTEGINLVAQTFGRQNIGEGDEIIISTMEHHSNIVPWQMLCEEKGAKLRVAPINDRGELLMEEFEKLFTPRTKLVSIVYISNALGTINPIREIIEIAHRHGVPALVDAAQAAPHLPIDFQELNCDFFVCSGHKMFGPTGIGVLCGRAELLNRMPPFMGGGDMILSVTFEKTTYNGLPYKFEAGTPNIAGVIGLGAAVDYIESIGMDRIAAYEHDLTQYGTQLLQSIDGVRLIGTAKEKAGALSFIMDSAHAHDIGQILSEQGVAIRAGHHCAQPVMQRFGVPATARASLAFYNTKEDLDALGAAIKKVKEVFD; from the coding sequence ATGCTAGCGGGTCCGCACAAGAACCCCGCTTCGCCAAGACGGTCCCCGCTTACGGCGACGGACATCGCGCGGATTCGCGACGACTTTCCCGTGTTGCACGTGCGGCGCGGGGGGAAGGACCTCGTCTATCTCGACAATGCCGCGACGAGCCAAAAGCCCCGTGTAGTGATCGACACCGAGCGCCACTACTACGAAGCGCAGAACGCCAATGTGCATCGCGGCATGCATTACCTCAGCGAAATCGCCACCAGCGCGTACGAGGAGGCGCGCAAGAAAGTCCAGCGCTTCCTTGGCGTGAAACTGAGCTGTGAGGTGATATTCACTCGCGGCACCACGGAAGGCATCAACCTCGTCGCGCAGACCTTCGGCCGCCAGAACATCGGCGAAGGCGACGAGATAATCATCTCCACGATGGAACACCACTCGAACATCGTACCGTGGCAAATGCTCTGCGAGGAGAAAGGCGCGAAGCTGCGCGTGGCCCCCATCAACGATCGCGGCGAGTTGCTCATGGAAGAGTTTGAAAAACTCTTCACGCCGCGGACGAAATTGGTCAGCATCGTCTACATATCGAACGCCCTCGGAACGATAAATCCCATCCGCGAGATCATCGAGATCGCGCACAGGCACGGCGTGCCCGCCCTTGTCGACGCCGCGCAGGCTGCACCGCATCTGCCAATCGACTTCCAGGAACTTAATTGTGATTTCTTCGTATGTTCGGGGCACAAAATGTTCGGCCCAACGGGCATCGGCGTGTTGTGCGGTCGCGCCGAACTCTTGAATCGCATGCCCCCGTTCATGGGCGGCGGCGACATGATTCTGTCCGTGACATTCGAAAAGACGACATATAACGGTCTGCCGTACAAGTTTGAAGCCGGCACACCCAATATCGCGGGAGTGATCGGTCTTGGTGCGGCTGTGGATTATATCGAGTCTATCGGCATGGATCGCATTGCCGCATACGAACACGATCTCACGCAGTACGGCACGCAACTCCTGCAATCGATCGACGGCGTACGTCTCATAGGTACCGCGAAGGAGAAGGCCGGTGCTCTGTCCTTCATCATGGACTCGGCGCACGCCCACGACATCGGCCAGATTCTGAGCGAACAGGGCGTTGCCATACGCGCGGGCCACCACTGCGCGCAACCGGTCATGCAACGATTTGGCGTTCCCGCAACGGCGCGCGCGTCGCTGGCGTTTTATAACACGAAAGAAGACCTCGACGCGCTCGGCGCCGCCATCAAGAAGGTCAAAGAGGTCTTCGACTAA
- a CDS encoding SUF system NifU family Fe-S cluster assembly protein: MAGNRALYEQVILEHNKKPRNFREMPDATRKLEGFNPLCGDHFTLYLKLSGDVIDDVSFSGAGCAISKSSASVMTTLVKGKTVKEAEALFAAFHKMVTSPPDAPVDEEKAGRLAVFAGVREFPVRIKCATLAWHTLLSALDGKSDVVSTE, translated from the coding sequence ATGGCAGGCAACCGCGCCCTCTACGAACAGGTCATCCTCGAACACAACAAGAAGCCGCGTAACTTTCGTGAAATGCCCGATGCGACGCGAAAGCTGGAAGGCTTCAACCCGCTTTGTGGCGACCATTTCACGCTCTATCTGAAGCTGAGCGGCGATGTCATCGACGATGTGAGCTTCAGCGGTGCGGGCTGCGCAATCTCCAAGTCGTCAGCCTCCGTCATGACGACACTCGTCAAAGGAAAGACCGTCAAGGAGGCGGAAGCGCTGTTCGCTGCGTTCCACAAAATGGTCACGTCTCCGCCGGACGCGCCGGTCGACGAAGAGAAGGCCGGCCGGCTCGCCGTGTTCGCGGGCGTGCGCGAGTTTCCGGTGCGCATCAAATGCGCCACGCTTGCCTGGCACACGCTCCTTTCCGCGCTTGACGGAAAGAGCGACGTCGTCAGCACGGAATAA
- a CDS encoding GNAT family N-acetyltransferase, which yields MPVDFSRLAPDSPAIDAVVYLMGRLYEHDSIPYDERAARTALEGLLADERHGAAWIMEDGGTPMGYAVVTFGYSLEFRGVDAFLDELYIEESHRGQGIARRAIELAEEFCANHGVRALHLEVERGNTGAQAVYRKLGFSDHDRYLLTKWISR from the coding sequence ATGCCTGTCGACTTCAGCAGACTCGCGCCGGACTCCCCGGCCATCGACGCCGTAGTCTACTTGATGGGGCGGCTTTACGAGCACGATTCCATTCCGTACGACGAACGCGCCGCGCGAACCGCTCTCGAAGGACTTCTCGCAGACGAGCGCCACGGCGCTGCGTGGATCATGGAAGACGGCGGCACGCCGATGGGATACGCCGTCGTGACTTTTGGGTACAGCTTGGAGTTTCGCGGCGTCGACGCGTTTCTGGACGAACTCTATATCGAAGAATCGCATCGCGGCCAGGGGATTGCCCGCCGCGCCATTGAGTTGGCGGAGGAGTTCTGCGCCAATCACGGTGTCCGGGCGCTGCACCTGGAAGTCGAGCGTGGCAACACCGGCGCGCAGGCCGTCTATCGCAAACTCGGCTTTTCCGACCACGACCGCTATTTGCTGACGAAATGGATTTCCCGTTAA
- the nadA gene encoding quinolinate synthase NadA: MPGALTIQQAPSRDETLERMRTKLSAIVPDVELQVKADYAYRINLLKREMNAVILGHNYMEPALFHSVPDYVGDSLELSRISAETDADIIVFCGVQFMAETAKILNPEKTVLIPSQKAGCSLAAGITVEDVRTLRAQYPGAVVVSYVNTYADVKAESDYCCTSGNAAGVVRHLLEKGHKHIVFLPDEYLAHNTARESGLPFVLASIEGPRPLPEKAIIGWHARCEVHELFTVDDVDTVRSQFPDVVIIAHPEVSPEVLAKCDASGSTKQMVEYVRKTKADRYLLLTECSMGDNIAAENPEKEMLRLCSHRCPHMAQITLEDTLASLERIQYKIELPANIIRDARLPIDRMLEIR; encoded by the coding sequence ATGCCAGGCGCGTTAACCATACAACAGGCCCCGAGCCGCGACGAGACCCTCGAGCGCATGCGCACAAAGCTCTCGGCCATCGTACCGGACGTCGAACTGCAGGTGAAGGCCGACTATGCGTACCGGATCAACCTGCTCAAGCGCGAGATGAACGCGGTCATTCTCGGTCATAACTACATGGAACCGGCGCTGTTTCACTCCGTGCCGGATTACGTCGGCGATTCGCTCGAACTCTCGCGTATCTCGGCGGAAACGGACGCGGACATCATCGTGTTTTGCGGCGTGCAGTTCATGGCGGAGACGGCAAAAATCCTCAATCCCGAGAAGACTGTCCTGATACCATCCCAAAAGGCGGGGTGCTCGCTCGCGGCGGGTATTACGGTCGAAGACGTACGTACCTTGCGCGCGCAATATCCCGGCGCTGTCGTCGTCAGCTATGTGAACACCTACGCCGACGTGAAGGCGGAATCCGACTACTGCTGTACGTCCGGCAATGCCGCGGGCGTTGTGCGCCACCTTCTGGAAAAGGGCCACAAGCACATCGTCTTCCTTCCGGACGAATACCTCGCGCATAACACGGCGCGAGAATCGGGTCTGCCGTTCGTTCTGGCGAGTATCGAGGGACCGCGCCCGCTTCCAGAGAAGGCCATCATCGGCTGGCACGCGCGCTGCGAAGTCCACGAATTGTTCACTGTCGACGACGTCGACACGGTGCGTTCCCAATTTCCCGACGTGGTCATCATCGCCCACCCGGAGGTTAGCCCGGAAGTCCTCGCTAAGTGCGACGCCTCGGGCAGCACCAAGCAGATGGTGGAATATGTCCGCAAAACGAAAGCGGACCGATACCTCCTGCTGACCGAATGCAGCATGGGCGATAACATCGCCGCCGAGAACCCCGAGAAGGAAATGCTGCGCCTGTGCAGCCACCGCTGTCCGCACATGGCACAAATCACGCTCGAGGATACATTGGCCTCGCTGGAAAGAATTCAGTACAAGATCGAACTGCCCGCAAACATAATTCGCGACGCGCGCCTGCCAATCGACCGGATGCTCGAAATCCGTTAG
- a CDS encoding DUF1858 domain-containing protein yields MTKSSEEEFLGHWSDDHIKEVAEFEHNGEHGVSYFSLDMTIGEAMSIHPRVAEVFAAFHLGGCSHCGINQYETIGQVCAGYGVDADMLIEVLEGLMKPAEPAKA; encoded by the coding sequence ATGACCAAATCCTCGGAGGAGGAATTTCTGGGCCATTGGTCCGACGACCACATAAAAGAGGTTGCCGAATTCGAGCACAACGGCGAGCATGGCGTGTCCTATTTCAGTCTCGACATGACCATCGGTGAGGCGATGTCGATTCACCCGCGCGTCGCGGAGGTGTTCGCCGCGTTTCATCTCGGTGGCTGTTCGCACTGCGGAATCAACCAGTACGAAACCATAGGCCAGGTCTGCGCGGGCTACGGCGTCGACGCGGACATGCTTATCGAAGTGCTTGAAGGCCTCATGAAACCGGCCGAACCGGCGAAGGCGTAG
- a CDS encoding iron-sulfur cluster assembly accessory protein, giving the protein MTTDTATAPSKPLVSATEGAIRELKRLLERESPEVNGVRLAVKGGGCSGLSYVLDFGQQREGDNVVEQDGVRFLMDRKSSIYLKGIVLDYKEGLNSKGFVFQNPNATSTCGCGESFSV; this is encoded by the coding sequence ATGACCACCGATACGGCAACCGCACCCTCCAAACCGCTTGTCAGCGCGACCGAAGGTGCCATCCGGGAACTGAAACGCCTGTTGGAGCGAGAATCTCCGGAAGTAAATGGCGTGCGCCTCGCCGTAAAAGGCGGCGGATGCTCCGGCCTTTCGTATGTGCTCGATTTCGGGCAACAGCGTGAGGGCGACAACGTCGTCGAACAAGATGGCGTACGCTTCCTGATGGACCGCAAGTCTTCGATCTACCTGAAAGGCATTGTGCTCGACTACAAGGAAGGTCTGAACAGCAAGGGCTTCGTCTTCCAAAATCCTAACGCCACCAGCACCTGCGGCTGCGGCGAATCGTTCAGCGTCTAG
- a CDS encoding DUF1569 domain-containing protein has translation MALAKLTRENLHLFNDRISRLTSDTQPAWGGLSATRMLIHLRTVIEMSLEERAFQDRSTWFSRNIVRYLVFHVMPSWPKGKIKVPAEFTPEPQDGFEGERAKLFAAFNRFVDAAAAQPNRKTPHAMFGNLTLDYWTYMHARHFEHHFQQFGI, from the coding sequence GTGGCGCTCGCAAAACTCACTCGCGAAAACCTTCACCTTTTTAATGACCGTATTTCCAGGCTGACCTCGGACACTCAACCGGCGTGGGGCGGCCTTTCGGCGACCCGCATGCTGATCCACCTGCGCACGGTCATTGAAATGTCGCTCGAGGAACGGGCCTTTCAAGATCGTAGCACGTGGTTTTCGCGAAACATCGTGCGCTATCTCGTGTTTCACGTAATGCCGTCCTGGCCAAAAGGCAAGATCAAGGTGCCCGCCGAATTCACGCCCGAGCCGCAGGATGGGTTTGAAGGCGAGCGCGCGAAATTATTTGCGGCCTTCAACCGCTTTGTCGATGCTGCCGCTGCGCAGCCCAACCGAAAAACGCCGCACGCGATGTTCGGGAATCTGACGCTCGACTACTGGACCTACATGCACGCTCGGCATTTCGAACACCACTTCCAACAGTTCGGAATCTGA
- a CDS encoding SDR family NAD(P)-dependent oxidoreductase, which yields MNTGNAKSYFITGCASGIAQHVTDRLVKQGARVYATDVNMEALARHANEAAWPEDRVKLDTLDVRKLEAWEEVFARAASAFGTIDVCMNIAGVMVGGWIQDQPAKEIDMQIDVNLKGVIWGTQVAARHMVPLKRGHIVNIASLAGIAPIPGIAVYVASKHGVRGFTLAIANELRQYGIDTTVVCPDAIRTPLVEQCARIDAGAMVFSGPRLLSLNEIGDVIMTRVLQNRELEVAVPWSRAWLSRISAMFPGLGGNILPGLIKKGKQHQVEHLHGGEGSKSPAEQH from the coding sequence ATGAATACGGGCAACGCGAAATCCTATTTCATCACCGGTTGCGCGAGCGGCATCGCACAACACGTCACGGACCGCCTCGTCAAACAAGGCGCGCGCGTTTACGCCACGGACGTCAACATGGAGGCGCTCGCCCGCCACGCGAACGAAGCGGCGTGGCCGGAAGACCGCGTCAAACTCGATACGCTTGACGTACGCAAACTCGAGGCGTGGGAGGAAGTCTTTGCGCGCGCCGCCTCCGCGTTCGGCACGATTGACGTCTGCATGAACATCGCCGGTGTGATGGTCGGCGGCTGGATTCAAGACCAACCGGCCAAAGAAATCGACATGCAGATCGACGTAAACCTGAAAGGTGTTATCTGGGGCACCCAGGTCGCCGCGCGCCACATGGTTCCGCTAAAGCGCGGGCACATCGTCAATATCGCGTCGCTCGCGGGAATCGCGCCAATCCCGGGAATCGCCGTCTACGTGGCGTCCAAACACGGCGTGCGCGGGTTCACCCTCGCCATTGCAAACGAATTGCGGCAATACGGTATCGACACGACCGTGGTCTGTCCCGATGCGATCCGCACGCCGCTCGTCGAACAATGCGCGCGAATCGACGCCGGTGCAATGGTGTTTTCCGGGCCGCGCCTGCTTTCGCTAAATGAAATTGGCGACGTCATTATGACGCGCGTGCTGCAAAACAGAGAACTCGAAGTTGCCGTGCCGTGGAGCCGTGCGTGGCTTTCGCGCATCTCCGCGATGTTCCCCGGTTTGGGCGGGAATATCCTCCCAGGCCTTATCAAGAAAGGGAAGCAACACCAGGTCGAACACCTCCACGGCGGGGAAGGTTCGAAGAGCCCTGCCGAGCAACATTAG
- a CDS encoding proline--tRNA ligase: protein MRMSQLVGHRYKERPAEATLESHALLLRGGYARQVANGIYSLLPAGLRVIRKIEQIVREEMDRIGGQEVLMPVVQPRDLWDESGRYESVGPELARFKDRAGHDMVLAMTHEEAVVHLCRNEIHSYAQLPFMVYQIQTKFRDEPRSRGGLIRVREFTMKDGYSFHRTQEDLESYYAECYRAYERIFARTGLSNVVAVEADSGMMGGKISHEFILLTEVGEDTIATCSATGYYANREVATGIIEGFPESPKPLEKVHTPGLKTIEEVAKFLGVETRQTAKAVFYDSDENGKPVIAVIRGDRDICEPKLAKIIQAIPVPANDARIRGAGGVPGFASPMGLDKSKWRIVVDSTVATSNNLVTGANEIDYHVKNFNLERDMPGVETVDIAMIADGDNTPDGKGTIALQRGIEVGNIFQLGSKYTESMGMTYNDEAQQKCVPIMGCYGIGIGRLMSSIMEVHRDQYGPKWPLAVAPWQVQLNALKLNAPGVKDTAANLYAALTAKGIEVLYDDRDERPGVQFADADLLGIPIRLIVSERNLKEGNIEWKRRDTGENGTMPLGDALSFVESILTPVSDK, encoded by the coding sequence ATGCGCATGAGCCAACTTGTCGGCCATCGGTACAAAGAACGCCCCGCCGAAGCCACCCTCGAAAGTCACGCACTACTGCTGCGCGGCGGATACGCGCGCCAGGTCGCAAACGGCATCTATTCGCTCCTGCCGGCGGGCCTTCGTGTCATTCGCAAGATCGAGCAAATTGTCCGAGAGGAAATGGATCGCATCGGCGGACAGGAAGTGCTCATGCCCGTCGTGCAACCGCGCGATCTGTGGGACGAGTCCGGCCGCTACGAAAGTGTCGGCCCGGAACTTGCCCGCTTCAAGGACCGGGCAGGCCACGATATGGTCCTTGCCATGACGCACGAAGAGGCCGTTGTCCACCTGTGCCGCAACGAAATTCACAGCTACGCGCAACTGCCATTCATGGTTTATCAAATACAGACGAAATTCCGCGATGAACCCCGTTCGCGAGGCGGCCTCATCCGTGTCCGCGAATTCACCATGAAAGATGGATACTCGTTCCACCGCACGCAGGAAGACCTCGAATCGTACTACGCGGAGTGCTACCGCGCCTACGAGCGCATCTTCGCGCGCACCGGCCTCTCCAATGTCGTGGCCGTTGAAGCGGACTCCGGCATGATGGGCGGAAAGATTTCGCACGAGTTCATTCTGCTCACCGAAGTGGGGGAGGACACCATCGCGACTTGCTCCGCGACCGGCTACTACGCCAACCGCGAGGTCGCTACGGGCATCATCGAAGGGTTTCCGGAATCGCCGAAACCGTTGGAGAAGGTCCACACGCCCGGCTTGAAGACGATCGAGGAAGTTGCGAAGTTCCTCGGCGTTGAGACGCGCCAAACCGCCAAGGCCGTGTTCTACGATTCGGATGAGAATGGCAAACCGGTCATTGCAGTGATTCGCGGTGACCGCGACATCTGCGAGCCAAAGTTGGCGAAGATCATCCAAGCGATTCCCGTACCCGCAAACGATGCGCGCATTCGCGGTGCCGGCGGTGTGCCCGGTTTCGCCTCGCCCATGGGCCTTGACAAGTCGAAGTGGCGCATCGTCGTCGATTCGACTGTCGCTACCTCCAACAATTTGGTAACCGGTGCGAACGAAATCGACTACCACGTGAAGAACTTTAATCTGGAACGCGACATGCCCGGCGTTGAAACCGTCGATATCGCGATGATCGCCGACGGCGACAACACACCCGACGGCAAAGGGACGATCGCGCTGCAACGTGGTATTGAGGTCGGAAACATCTTCCAACTCGGATCGAAGTACACCGAATCGATGGGCATGACATACAACGACGAAGCGCAACAAAAATGCGTCCCTATCATGGGGTGCTACGGCATCGGCATCGGCCGGCTCATGAGTTCGATCATGGAGGTCCACCGCGACCAATACGGCCCGAAATGGCCGCTTGCCGTCGCGCCGTGGCAGGTGCAACTCAACGCGCTTAAACTCAACGCGCCGGGTGTGAAGGACACGGCGGCGAATCTGTACGCCGCTCTCACCGCCAAAGGCATCGAAGTGCTCTACGACGACCGCGACGAGCGCCCCGGCGTGCAGTTCGCCGACGCCGATCTCCTCGGCATCCCCATCCGCCTGATAGTCAGCGAACGCAACCTTAAAGAGGGCAATATCGAGTGGAAGCGTCGCGACACGGGCGAAAACGGAACGATGCCGCTGGGTGACGCGCTATCGTTTGTGGAATCCATTCTTACGCCTGTCAGCGACAAGTGA
- a CDS encoding SIMPL domain-containing protein (The SIMPL domain is named for its presence in mouse protein SIMPL (signalling molecule that associates with mouse pelle-like kinase). Bacterial member BP26, from Brucella, was shown to assemble into a channel-like structure, while YggE from E. coli has been associated with resistance to oxidative stress.): MRKASLGLALVFIVAAAAPAETERSISVTGTAVIQVVPDFVAWNVSIVDTNAALLVAKHQNDGRISAAMELIKSLGTQPVDVQTSNVSIHKEYNHDEQGRQTTFKHYVVSRTISVKQRDVNRFDEFFDALVEETGADVNFNWQSSRIYDLRKDARTSAVQIAKQKAESMLSELGAKLGPVITVEEDSGRSLTSSISNVAYSAEAPKPDDEITGTFAPGAIDVRVSVNVKFGIAE; encoded by the coding sequence ATGCGAAAAGCATCACTTGGACTCGCCTTAGTCTTTATCGTTGCAGCCGCAGCCCCCGCCGAAACCGAACGAAGCATCTCCGTCACCGGCACCGCCGTGATTCAGGTCGTGCCCGATTTCGTCGCCTGGAACGTCTCTATTGTCGATACGAATGCCGCCTTGTTGGTGGCGAAGCATCAGAACGATGGACGAATATCGGCCGCGATGGAATTGATCAAATCGCTCGGTACGCAACCTGTCGATGTCCAGACTTCGAACGTCTCCATCCACAAGGAATACAACCACGACGAACAGGGACGGCAGACGACGTTTAAGCATTACGTCGTGAGCCGAACGATCTCGGTGAAGCAGCGGGACGTGAATCGGTTCGACGAATTCTTTGATGCGCTTGTTGAAGAGACCGGCGCCGACGTGAATTTCAACTGGCAGTCGTCCCGGATATACGACCTGCGCAAGGATGCGCGCACTTCCGCGGTACAAATCGCCAAACAGAAAGCCGAGTCAATGCTGTCGGAACTCGGTGCCAAGTTGGGCCCTGTCATTACGGTTGAAGAGGACTCTGGACGGAGTCTCACAAGCTCCATCAGTAATGTTGCCTATTCGGCCGAAGCTCCGAAACCGGATGACGAAATCACCGGCACCTTCGCGCCGGGTGCAATCGACGTTCGCGTTTCCGTCAACGTGAAATTCGGCATCGCCGAATAG
- a CDS encoding YjbQ family protein, translating to MVHQGLISISSSKHGDTHDITEAVRRIVVESDISKGVVHVFNVGSTASIGCIEFEPGLQRDLPEMLDRLIPPSLTYGHEQAWHDGNGHSHLQATLLGPSLTVPVKDKALVLGMWQQIFHLECDVKPRKRTIVVTVIGE from the coding sequence ATGGTTCATCAAGGTTTGATATCGATTTCCAGCAGCAAGCATGGGGATACGCACGACATCACGGAGGCGGTACGGCGGATCGTTGTTGAGTCTGATATTTCGAAGGGCGTCGTACACGTGTTCAACGTGGGAAGCACGGCTTCGATTGGATGCATCGAGTTCGAACCGGGACTCCAACGCGATCTGCCGGAAATGCTGGATCGGCTGATCCCACCGAGCCTGACGTATGGCCACGAGCAGGCTTGGCATGATGGAAACGGACATTCACACTTGCAGGCGACGTTGCTCGGGCCGTCGCTGACCGTTCCGGTCAAGGATAAGGCGCTGGTGTTGGGAATGTGGCAGCAGATATTTCACCTTGAGTGCGACGTAAAGCCCCGTAAACGCACAATCGTTGTAACCGTGATTGGTGAGTAG
- a CDS encoding tetratricopeptide repeat protein: protein MDRARAQILFKEADELFRAGNAAAALNRLETLKAEFSCDKNLWYARGRCLIALGRFAEARDVAEHMINDLGVPRGKRLLERIADAENGVAPQPLSEMDLGPPPVPTGAMVRRERSARLRLAALAVIGFAVLASAAFYVQSVNRSNVSLAPLPDDEIRRLRANRAIDRERRAAEERAALLARAKAPTTEPGRVIPPEEWSVAAIDGVPDWKPGVYRDVPCKSNAAYTIDVFVPMAYQERTEEFFPGLLISMPEGRPGFQGFKKYAEQNDIIIVSLNHSSNKTFAYNEYAQELAFNTILPGLRVHPELGFTYGASGGARSNWDCMCRHPQNFAGLIQVVFPRGSECKRPPQGVRVAFLYGDRDFNRKGTEKLCGELWNEGYEVQVRMYSGDHYSNPPENLRVELLDWLVGSARRERGLPHPPP from the coding sequence ATGGATCGCGCGCGCGCACAGATACTGTTCAAGGAAGCCGACGAATTGTTCCGTGCGGGAAACGCCGCCGCGGCCCTTAATCGGCTCGAGACGCTGAAGGCGGAATTCTCCTGCGACAAGAATCTCTGGTACGCGCGGGGGCGCTGCCTGATCGCACTGGGCAGGTTCGCGGAAGCGCGCGACGTGGCTGAGCACATGATTAATGACCTCGGCGTACCCCGCGGCAAGAGACTCCTCGAGCGAATCGCGGACGCGGAAAATGGCGTCGCGCCTCAGCCACTTTCTGAAATGGACCTTGGCCCGCCACCGGTCCCGACGGGCGCCATGGTGAGGCGTGAGCGCAGTGCACGACTGCGTCTGGCGGCGCTTGCGGTCATCGGATTCGCAGTACTCGCTTCAGCCGCCTTTTACGTTCAATCCGTGAACCGATCGAACGTGTCGCTCGCACCCTTGCCCGACGATGAAATTCGAAGGCTACGGGCCAACCGCGCCATCGATCGCGAACGCCGCGCGGCCGAAGAGCGCGCCGCATTGTTGGCAAGAGCCAAAGCGCCCACGACCGAGCCCGGCCGCGTGATTCCCCCCGAAGAATGGAGCGTCGCGGCAATCGACGGTGTTCCCGATTGGAAACCCGGCGTCTATCGCGACGTCCCGTGCAAGAGCAATGCCGCCTACACTATCGACGTCTTTGTACCCATGGCGTACCAGGAACGCACGGAGGAGTTCTTTCCCGGACTCTTGATCTCAATGCCCGAAGGCCGGCCCGGTTTCCAGGGCTTCAAGAAGTACGCCGAGCAGAATGACATCATTATTGTTTCGCTGAACCACAGCTCGAACAAGACTTTCGCCTATAACGAATACGCCCAGGAACTCGCGTTTAATACCATTCTTCCCGGCTTGCGTGTCCATCCCGAACTCGGCTTTACCTACGGTGCAAGCGGCGGAGCGAGAAGCAATTGGGACTGTATGTGCCGGCATCCGCAAAATTTTGCGGGATTGATACAAGTTGTGTTTCCGCGAGGCAGCGAATGCAAGCGGCCGCCACAGGGCGTGCGCGTGGCGTTTCTCTATGGCGATCGCGACTTCAACCGCAAAGGCACGGAGAAATTGTGTGGCGAGTTATGGAATGAAGGCTATGAAGTGCAAGTTCGAATGTATTCGGGCGACCACTACTCGAACCCACCGGAAAACCTGCGCGTGGAACTGCTGGATTGGCTGGTCGGTTCCGCGCGCCGCGAACGCGGTCTGCCTCACCCTCCGCCGTGA
- a CDS encoding superoxide dismutase yields the protein MPYTLPPLPYAFNALEPHIDARTMEIHHDKHHQAYITNVNTALEGTGIDAHPIEEVLKNINDVPEAKRQAVINNGGGHANHTLFWQIMAPNAGGQPSGALADAIKSELGGFEKFQEEFTKAGTTRFGSGWAWLVVNKDRKLQVLSTGNQDSPLMQGLTPILGMDVWEHAYYLNYQNRRPDYIKAFYNVIHWAKVAELYAAAK from the coding sequence ATGCCGTACACTTTGCCCCCGCTTCCGTATGCGTTTAACGCGCTGGAGCCGCACATCGACGCGCGAACGATGGAAATCCACCACGACAAGCATCACCAGGCGTATATCACGAACGTGAACACGGCGCTCGAAGGGACGGGCATCGACGCGCACCCCATCGAGGAGGTGTTGAAGAATATCAACGACGTGCCGGAAGCCAAGCGGCAGGCGGTCATCAATAACGGCGGCGGTCACGCGAACCACACGCTGTTTTGGCAGATCATGGCGCCGAACGCGGGCGGTCAGCCGAGCGGTGCGTTGGCCGACGCGATCAAGTCGGAACTCGGCGGCTTCGAGAAGTTCCAGGAAGAGTTCACGAAGGCCGGTACGACGCGCTTCGGGAGCGGCTGGGCGTGGCTGGTCGTGAATAAGGACAGGAAGTTGCAGGTCTTGAGCACCGGGAACCAGGATTCGCCGTTAATGCAGGGCCTTACGCCGATTCTGGGCATGGACGTGTGGGAGCACGCGTATTATCTGAACTATCAGAACCGCCGCCCGGACTACATCAAGGCGTTCTATAACGTGATTCATTGGGCGAAGGTAGCGGAGCTCTACGCCGCGGCGAAGTAA
- a CDS encoding Rieske 2Fe-2S domain-containing protein: MAEVVTVGVASDIPDGEGKAFTCGKHRVAVFNIGGTFYAISDSCPHAGGPLSDGWLDGTEVTCPWHGWSFDVKPCDPDPKDGVCRYRVHVHGDKLNIEIPD, encoded by the coding sequence ATGGCGGAAGTGGTAACGGTCGGGGTCGCGTCCGACATTCCGGACGGCGAAGGCAAGGCTTTCACCTGCGGCAAACACCGTGTTGCCGTGTTCAATATAGGCGGCACCTTCTACGCAATCAGCGACTCCTGTCCGCACGCTGGCGGGCCCCTATCCGACGGCTGGCTCGACGGCACTGAAGTCACGTGCCCGTGGCACGGCTGGTCCTTCGACGTTAAGCCATGCGACCCGGACCCGAAAGACGGCGTGTGCCGGTACCGTGTCCACGTTCACGGCGACAAACTGAATATCGAAATCCCGGACTAA